One Pseudonocardia sediminis DNA window includes the following coding sequences:
- a CDS encoding sensor histidine kinase, giving the protein MTTPPEGNGLLPGVSRPGRPDLGWPELAATAVLVVLFSVTAGIGWVAGVAELAEPSRSAGLPVTVDVRGNPADPPGDADLFAQRVLVEALTNVVRHAGPTPTRVGVGHDPDTVVVTVQDAGPVPGHRPPTTGSGMGLVGMRERAALLGGSVQAGPHGAGWRVRAVLHRPAPD; this is encoded by the coding sequence ATGACGACACCACCGGAGGGAAACGGGCTGCTGCCCGGGGTCTCGCGCCCGGGGCGGCCCGATCTGGGATGGCCCGAGCTGGCCGCGACGGCCGTGCTCGTGGTCCTGTTCTCGGTGACGGCCGGCATCGGCTGGGTCGCCGGGGTGGCGGAGCTGGCGGAGCCCTCCCGGAGCGCCGGGCTCCCGGTGACCGTCGACGTGCGCGGCAACCCGGCGGACCCGCCCGGTGACGCCGACCTGTTCGCCCAGCGCGTCCTGGTCGAGGCACTGACCAACGTCGTCCGCCACGCCGGACCCACCCCCACGCGGGTCGGGGTCGGTCACGACCCGGACACGGTGGTCGTGACCGTGCAGGACGCCGGACCGGTGCCGGGCCACCGCCCGCCGACCACGGGATCGGGAATGGGCCTGGTCGGGATGCGGGAGCGGGCCGCTCTGCTCGGGGGCTCGGTCCAGGCCGGCCCGCACGGAGCGGGCTGGCGGGTCCGGGCCGTCCTGCACCGTCCGGCACCCGACTGA